DNA sequence from the Fibrobacter sp. genome:
AAGGCCGTTTGTAACACTAAACTGCAATTCCATCAGCGAAAGCGGCAATGTGAATTCATTCGAAAGCGAGCTGTTCGGATACGAACGTGGAGCCTTTACAGGCGCCACAAGCCGACGCCTCGGCAAGGCTGAGCTCGCGTCCGGCGGTACCCTCTTTCTAGACGAAGTAGCCAACCTGAGCGAAACCTCCCAGATAAAGCTGTTGCAATTCATCCAGGACGGAAAATTCAGCCGTCAAGGAAGCAACATCGTGCAGAACGCCGACGTACGCCTAATCGCAAGTACCGCAAGAAATCTAGAGCAGATGATGCAGCAAGGTCTTTTCCGCGAAGACCTTTACTACCGTCTAAACATCTTCCAGATTCATCTCACGGATTTGTCCCAGCGCAAGACAGACATTCTGCTACTGGCCGACTATTTCATCGCCAAGATGAACTTGAAATACGGCAAGAACATTCTGCGTTTGAGTTCTCCAGCCATCGACATGCTGCTAAGCTATCACTGGCCCGGCAATGTCCGCGAGTTGGAAAACTGCATTGAGCACGCTAGCCTCGTAACAACAGATGTGGCCATTAACGCCTACGACCTGCCCCCATCCTTGCAGACAGACGTTACCTCCGGCACAGCACTGCTCCCCGAAGGAACCTCGCCCCTGTCCACCCTTATCGACAGCTACGAGCGCGAAATCATCAGCGAAGCTCTGCGTCGTCACCGCGGAAACATGAGCGCAGCCGGCCGCGACCTGGACTTGAGCCCACGAGTGATGCACTACAAGGTCAATCGCCTGGGAATCGAAGTGAACAAGAGCTAAACTAGCGACTTTCACTCGTAATAGATGTTTTATATAACTTTACACGCACATTTCAAATATCTAAATTATCGCCCAAAAGTTTTTGTGCCCTGAAAAGCTCTTTGTTTTCGTCGTAGGAACCCTGCTAAAAAACAAAGGAGAGAACCCGGTGTGAATCCGGGACGGTCCCGCCGCTGTATGGGAGTACGAAACCGGCAAATTTCAAAACCAGTGTGAGGTAGCCAACCCTCATGCGAAGGAGCCGGAAGTAGGAAGATCCCCAAGCCAGAAGAACTGCAAAAACAAACGAACAAGAGGAACGATGCGAGAGACATCCAAGTCCATAACCGCCCTAGCGGTGTTTTTGGGTATGGCTGCGGCCGCCCACGCAAATGATGCCTACAAAAGCATCATTGTTTCCTCGCAGGAATTCGTTCAAGACTTAGGCTCTTCCGAAATCAAAGAACCGCCCCCGGCCCCTGCCGACGTAGCACCCAGTTACGAAGAAATCAAACCCGAGGCCTGGGAAGGTCGTGGACTTTCCGCAGCGGAAATTCTATCCTCTCTGCCCGGCATCCAAAGCTACAAGCAAGGCGGCATGGGCAGTTTCCAGACCGTAAGTATCCGAGGCATCGCCGCCCGAAACATTCTGATTTGCGTTGACGGCGTTCCCCTGAACGATGCAAGTGGCGGCGCAGCAGACCTAGGTGCAATCGATTTGAACGGCATCGAAAAAATCGAAGTGTATAAAGACCGAGTTCCTGCAAAGTTCGGAGGTACAGGTCTTGGCGGGGCCATCAACTTCGTAACGAAAAGTGCTGTACATAAAGACGGTTCCCACGGGAAACGCGAACGCGGAGTATCCGGTCGCGTCATCGCAACCATCGGCAGCCACAATTCCTTCGAAGGCGCCGCCCAAATTTCCGCAAGTCCCAAGGATAGCGTGGAATTCACCGCCACCATTTCCGCCCGACATAGCGATAACGATTACGAATTTCTGAACCGTAACGGCACCGCCTACAACAAGGACGACGACTTTACGGATAAGCGGGAAAATGCGGAGTTCACGGAATACACCGGCAACCTGAAGTACCGAGTTCTTCACAAGGGCGATTTCTTCTCTACGGTTTCTACAAGTGTCACTCATACTGAAGCAGGCAACCCGGGCCACGAAAGTTCCCAGACCAAGGTGGCAGAATTTGTGGGCGACAACGCCCAAGTTTCATACCGGCTGGAAACGCCTGTTCTTTTGCAATGTCTGCTGTTGGAGGCAGGCGTCGCCGGAAAATTCGAGAAGAACGTTTCCGGATCCTACTACCCACTGGATTTTATCGGCTACAGCTATCCTGATTTTATCAAGTATGGCCTGGCAGGTTACCGCCTAATGCCCGAAGCCGTGGGAACCTTGATTCTTGACCGGTTCGAAGCGACCTTGCGCGCAGCAGCCAGCACCGAACATTGGGAAGCCCGAGGCACAATCCGAGACTTTGGCGTAGATCGTTACACGACATCCATTGCAGCCAACGCAGAATACGCCTTTACCAAATGGCTATCCCTATTTGCAGAAGGAAACATTCTGAAAACCATCGATGACGTAGATGGCGGAAAATTTCTGATGCCAACAGGAACTGCAACCATCAGCGATGCGGAAACCAGGAACATTTCTTTTGCAGGAATGGTCCAGGCGAAATTCGGCAAGAAGGAAAGCCTGTTCGGCGGAAACGTCAGCATTGGGCGTTTCTACAGGCAGCCTCAGCTCATGGAACTTTACGGCGTTTACCAGGGAGTACTTTCCAATCCTAAACTGAAAGACGAAACCGCAGTCCGTTTTGAAGCAGGCGGATTTGTACAAAGTCCTTCACGCAAGACAACCCTACGTGCAACCTACTTCGACAGCTACCTTGAAAACGGAATCTTCTGGACGGTAAGCACGAATACAATGAAAGCCTTCAACGTCAACGACGCCAGAATCCAGGGCGTTGAGCTAGAGATGAACAGCAGACCTGTATCTTTTTTCGAAACAACTCTTCGCGGAACAATTCAAGACCCAAGGGATGACGGCAAGTTAAAAATGTACAACGGCAAGCTATTGCCGGGTGAACCCGTACACAGCTATTTTGCTGAGGGGAAATTATACCTGCCATTACATCTTGACCTTGCCTTTGATGTAAACTATCGGACTCGCATCTATACAGATCGTGCAAACAGAACCAGGCAACCCCCTGTCACTAGGTACAATGCCGCTTTGGGTTTCAATCCTTGGGAACCCACTCGGTTGATATTCAGCATCACCAATATTTCTGACGAGACCTACACCAACATTTATTCGCCCAACCCGACTCCCGGAAGGGAATTTCATTTTACGATTTTACAAAAATTCTAACCCCCAACCTATTCCCGTTCAAATCGGGAATGTCACCTAAACCAAAGGAAAAGACATGAATCGCAAGATACTAGCTCTCCTTACTGCAGCAAGCTTTGCAATGTTCTTCAGCGCTTGCGGCGACGACAATTCCAGCTCCAGCAGCGGTCCGGATATCACCTGTGAAGATACCGACGACTGCTTGGACGACGACGAAAACCTTTCTAGTTCCGACGATAAGGAACCGTCCTCTTCCAGCAGCAAGAAGGACGACGCAAAGTCCTCCAGCAGCGTAAAGGAAGACA
Encoded proteins:
- a CDS encoding sigma-54 dependent transcriptional regulator; its protein translation is MDFTALENSAFVEIAETLRSVRKRDEQLKLIQHILSQKFETASASHQEECDKIRDLVKGKPGELIGNTSEMRAVREQVRHIAPTVALVLVRGNAGTGKEYVARSIHQLSDRSERPFVTLNCNSISESGNVNSFESELFGYERGAFTGATSRRLGKAELASGGTLFLDEVANLSETSQIKLLQFIQDGKFSRQGSNIVQNADVRLIASTARNLEQMMQQGLFREDLYYRLNIFQIHLTDLSQRKTDILLLADYFIAKMNLKYGKNILRLSSPAIDMLLSYHWPGNVRELENCIEHASLVTTDVAINAYDLPPSLQTDVTSGTALLPEGTSPLSTLIDSYEREIISEALRRHRGNMSAAGRDLDLSPRVMHYKVNRLGIEVNKS
- a CDS encoding TonB-dependent receptor, which produces MRETSKSITALAVFLGMAAAAHANDAYKSIIVSSQEFVQDLGSSEIKEPPPAPADVAPSYEEIKPEAWEGRGLSAAEILSSLPGIQSYKQGGMGSFQTVSIRGIAARNILICVDGVPLNDASGGAADLGAIDLNGIEKIEVYKDRVPAKFGGTGLGGAINFVTKSAVHKDGSHGKRERGVSGRVIATIGSHNSFEGAAQISASPKDSVEFTATISARHSDNDYEFLNRNGTAYNKDDDFTDKRENAEFTEYTGNLKYRVLHKGDFFSTVSTSVTHTEAGNPGHESSQTKVAEFVGDNAQVSYRLETPVLLQCLLLEAGVAGKFEKNVSGSYYPLDFIGYSYPDFIKYGLAGYRLMPEAVGTLILDRFEATLRAAASTEHWEARGTIRDFGVDRYTTSIAANAEYAFTKWLSLFAEGNILKTIDDVDGGKFLMPTGTATISDAETRNISFAGMVQAKFGKKESLFGGNVSIGRFYRQPQLMELYGVYQGVLSNPKLKDETAVRFEAGGFVQSPSRKTTLRATYFDSYLENGIFWTVSTNTMKAFNVNDARIQGVELEMNSRPVSFFETTLRGTIQDPRDDGKLKMYNGKLLPGEPVHSYFAEGKLYLPLHLDLAFDVNYRTRIYTDRANRTRQPPVTRYNAALGFNPWEPTRLIFSITNISDETYTNIYSPNPTPGREFHFTILQKF